The bacterium genome contains a region encoding:
- the recF gene encoding DNA replication and repair protein RecF (All proteins in this family for which functions are known are DNA-binding proteins that assist the filamentation of RecA onto DNA for the initiation of recombination or recombinational repair.) encodes MVNNIHLTNFRNFDKRTIEFGEGINVINAPNAQGKTNILEAIFFLSTGKSFKAKVESDAINYDYDIARIKGNDLEIVLTRGLIDIGKPIKEKVAKKKLMVNGVPKRLIDFAGNIKVTLFSPQDLDLVTGSPSLRRNFLDMVLSQSDREYRRAIGSYEKGVRQRNKLLWKIREEGLSRSHLLFWNQLLIKNGNYITKRRLELIEFINSLKKCHLEYDSSVISEGRLEQYKNEEVASATTLVGPHRDDFVFLQKKRDLASYGSRGQQRMQVLYLKIAELKYIEEKTSVKPILLLDDIFSELDHKHREIVMNSFNNHQVIITSADEHNLPNVNLSSIKIINLEYA; translated from the coding sequence ATGGTAAACAATATACACCTAACCAATTTTAGAAATTTTGATAAAAGGACGATTGAGTTTGGTGAAGGAATCAATGTTATAAATGCCCCAAATGCGCAAGGAAAAACAAACATTCTAGAAGCTATATTCTTTCTTTCAACGGGTAAAAGTTTTAAAGCAAAAGTTGAGTCAGATGCAATAAACTATGATTATGATATTGCAAGAATCAAAGGAAATGATTTAGAAATTGTATTAACCAGAGGCTTAATTGACATTGGAAAGCCTATTAAAGAGAAAGTAGCCAAAAAGAAGTTAATGGTTAACGGAGTACCAAAAAGGCTAATAGATTTTGCAGGAAACATCAAGGTTACACTTTTTTCTCCTCAAGACCTTGATTTAGTTACTGGATCCCCATCACTTCGAAGAAATTTTTTAGATATGGTGTTGTCACAAAGTGACAGGGAATATAGAAGAGCTATTGGCTCATATGAAAAAGGTGTTAGACAAAGAAATAAACTATTGTGGAAAATAAGAGAAGAGGGACTATCAAGATCCCACCTTCTTTTTTGGAATCAGCTTTTAATTAAAAACGGGAACTATATTACCAAAAGAAGATTGGAATTAATCGAATTTATAAATAGTTTAAAAAAATGCCATCTTGAGTATGACTCATCAGTTATTAGTGAGGGGAGACTAGAACAGTATAAAAATGAAGAAGTAGCATCAGCAACAACTTTAGTAGGCCCTCATAGAGATGACTTTGTTTTTCTTCAAAAGAAAAGAGACCTTGCAAGTTATGGATCAAGGGGCCAACAAAGGATGCAAGTTTTATACTTAAAAATTGCAGAGCTTAAATATATAGAAGAAAAAACAAGCGTAAAACCAATACTTTTGTTAGATGATATTTTTTCAGAACTTGACCATAAACATCGCGAAATTGTGATGAATTCTTTTAATAACCACCAAGTAATTATAACCTCAGCAGATGAACACAACTTGCCAAATGTCAATTTAAGTAGTATAAAAATAATTAATCTAGAATATGCTTGA
- a CDS encoding DUF5654 family protein codes for MKKSKSEIHKEVTKEILKLSTSAFGLVAALAWNELIKEVVTMYIKPLVGGASGIISLAIYAVIVTFLAVLITINLSKLIQKKS; via the coding sequence ATGAAAAAAAGTAAATCAGAAATACATAAAGAGGTAACAAAAGAAATTTTAAAGCTTTCTACATCAGCATTTGGGCTTGTTGCAGCACTTGCATGGAATGAACTGATTAAAGAAGTTGTAACTATGTATATAAAACCACTGGTAGGAGGTGCCTCTGGGATTATTTCACTGGCTATTTATGCAGTTATTGTCACATTTTTAGCGGTATTAATCACAATCAATTTGTCTAAACTGATTCAAAAGAAAAGTTAA
- a CDS encoding Fic family protein codes for MYIPKYNITNTILKNIGQVEASKEVIENAPLVPTYEKQFQNEAYAKTIHHGTHIEGNELNLIQTKKILEGQEVYGRPRDIQEIINYRNVMTLLDELVFKKGDLGSDMLLDIHKATVDKIVSAEKIGVFRNTQVIIKEEGTDKVVLKPPPFVEVPYLVDDFFGWLNSENAKELHPILKAGIAHYVLVAIHPFVEGNGRTVRAFTQLILMREGYDIKRFFSLEENFDKDLASYYDALFKVDINAQNIAQRDLTPWNEYFSGVVAVELNKIKEKVRKLSLDTRMKVKFGEQIALSERQMRLMEYISDQNGAPMTDLKRLIPMVSEDTILRDLKGLITKHIIKKEGSTKSARYVLNKT; via the coding sequence ATGTATATTCCTAAATATAACATAACAAACACAATTTTGAAAAATATTGGTCAGGTTGAAGCTTCCAAAGAGGTTATTGAAAATGCTCCACTTGTTCCTACTTATGAAAAACAATTTCAAAATGAAGCATATGCAAAAACAATTCATCATGGCACCCACATTGAGGGTAATGAATTAAACTTAATTCAAACAAAGAAAATACTTGAAGGACAAGAAGTATATGGTAGGCCTCGTGATATTCAGGAAATAATAAACTACAGGAATGTCATGACACTTCTAGATGAATTAGTTTTTAAAAAAGGAGATTTAGGTTCAGATATGCTTTTGGATATTCATAAGGCAACTGTTGACAAAATTGTATCTGCAGAAAAAATAGGGGTTTTTAGGAACACACAGGTAATCATTAAGGAAGAGGGAACAGACAAGGTGGTGTTAAAACCACCCCCATTTGTTGAAGTACCATATTTGGTAGATGATTTCTTTGGTTGGTTGAATAGTGAAAATGCCAAAGAGCTCCACCCCATCTTAAAAGCAGGAATTGCACACTATGTTTTGGTCGCAATTCACCCCTTTGTTGAGGGAAATGGGAGAACTGTGAGAGCCTTTACACAATTAATTTTGATGAGAGAGGGCTATGATATAAAAAGATTTTTTTCACTAGAAGAAAACTTTGATAAAGATTTAGCTTCTTACTATGACGCCTTATTTAAGGTAGACATCAATGCACAAAATATAGCCCAAAGGGATTTAACCCCTTGGAATGAATACTTTTCAGGTGTTGTGGCTGTAGAACTTAATAAAATAAAGGAAAAAGTAAGAAAACTCTCATTAGACACTAGAATGAAGGTCAAATTTGGTGAACAGATAGCACTTTCAGAGCGTCAAATGAGGCTTATGGAATATATTTCTGACCAAAATGGAGCACCAATGACTGATCTTAAAAGACTAATACCAATGGTTTCTGAAGATACCATTTTACGTGACTTAAAAGGTTTAATAACAAAACATATTATTAAAAAAGAAGGAAGCACAAAATCAGCCAGGTATGTACTAAATAAAACATGA
- a CDS encoding ATP-dependent DNA ligase, protein MLFSKFSEYLQKLEKTSSRLEITAILKELFKETDEKEIKEVVYLSLGVLAPNYESKLLNFAEKMVARSIAISYGKNLDEVTRIYKETGDLGNVAESLSVEGGGLQSEKLTVNQVFSKLVEIAKDNGEGSQDRKIEKFAELLKSLDSLSVRYVARIPVGKLRLGFSEKTIIDALSSGDKEKSKNIENAYNIRPDIGYIAELVKLQKVKEAKPKIGVPVVPMLCQRIGSYDDIIKKMGEVAVEPKFDGLRIFIHYRKKDNFTAVFTRNMNSLDINIFPELKNLAKYIKADEIILDTEAVGLDSKREGFVDFQKTIARRRKHEVEKSSTETPLQFQVFDCLFVNDRSLINTPYQERRKELEKHVVNGGLLRIDESLITKDPEVVKSLHNKYLKMGLEGVVVKKVNGYYVSGRTGWNWVKMKEEEGQSGRLSDTLDCIVMGYFTGKGKRAQFGLGKILVGIKDGDSIRTLTKVGTGLTEVMLVEIRKRLDNLESKEKPKDYEAQKDLIPDVWAIPKLVVEVTADSISKSTKHSLGLSLRFPRFIKIREDKGPNEATTLKELKEISKLQN, encoded by the coding sequence ATGCTTTTTAGTAAATTTAGCGAATATCTACAAAAGTTGGAAAAGACTTCTTCACGGCTTGAAATAACTGCAATTTTAAAAGAGTTATTTAAAGAAACTGATGAAAAAGAAATCAAAGAAGTTGTTTATTTATCTCTTGGCGTTCTAGCTCCAAATTATGAAAGCAAGCTCTTAAACTTTGCTGAAAAAATGGTAGCTAGGTCAATTGCGATAAGTTATGGCAAAAACCTAGATGAAGTAACTAGAATTTATAAAGAGACTGGAGATTTGGGAAATGTTGCAGAGAGTTTGTCTGTTGAGGGTGGTGGCTTACAATCTGAAAAATTAACTGTAAATCAAGTCTTCTCAAAACTTGTTGAGATAGCAAAGGATAACGGTGAGGGATCACAAGATAGAAAGATAGAAAAATTTGCAGAACTTTTAAAAAGTCTAGATTCATTATCAGTTAGGTATGTTGCAAGAATCCCAGTTGGTAAACTCAGACTTGGTTTTTCTGAAAAAACAATAATAGATGCTCTTTCATCTGGAGATAAAGAAAAATCAAAGAATATCGAAAATGCATATAACATAAGGCCCGATATAGGCTACATAGCAGAACTTGTCAAACTTCAAAAAGTTAAAGAAGCTAAACCTAAAATAGGAGTTCCAGTGGTTCCTATGCTTTGTCAAAGAATAGGAAGTTATGACGATATTATTAAAAAGATGGGAGAAGTTGCAGTTGAACCCAAATTTGATGGTTTGAGGATATTTATTCACTACAGAAAGAAGGACAATTTCACAGCAGTTTTTACTAGAAATATGAATTCTTTAGACATCAATATTTTCCCAGAACTTAAAAACTTGGCTAAATACATCAAGGCTGATGAAATAATCTTGGACACTGAGGCTGTTGGACTTGATAGCAAAAGGGAGGGTTTTGTGGACTTCCAAAAAACAATCGCCAGAAGAAGAAAACATGAGGTCGAAAAAAGCTCAACAGAAACACCACTTCAGTTTCAAGTTTTTGATTGCCTTTTTGTGAACGATAGAAGTTTGATAAATACTCCATACCAAGAAAGACGAAAAGAATTAGAAAAACATGTTGTTAATGGAGGTTTACTTAGAATTGACGAGTCGTTGATTACTAAAGATCCAGAAGTTGTCAAAAGTTTACATAACAAGTACTTAAAAATGGGACTTGAGGGTGTAGTTGTCAAGAAAGTTAATGGATATTATGTTTCAGGTAGAACAGGTTGGAATTGGGTAAAGATGAAAGAGGAGGAGGGGCAATCTGGACGCCTCTCTGACACTCTAGATTGCATTGTAATGGGCTACTTCACAGGTAAAGGCAAAAGGGCCCAGTTTGGACTGGGAAAGATTTTAGTAGGTATCAAAGATGGAGATTCAATTAGGACTTTAACCAAAGTTGGTACAGGTTTAACTGAAGTCATGCTTGTGGAAATTAGAAAGCGTTTAGATAATTTAGAAAGTAAAGAGAAGCCAAAAGATTATGAAGCCCAGAAAGACCTAATCCCAGATGTATGGGCAATTCCAAAACTTGTTGTTGAAGTTACCGCAGATAGTATTTCAAAAAGTACCAAACATTCATTAGGCTTGTCCCTCAGGTTTCCTAGATTTATTAAAATTAGGGAAGATAAAGGACCAAATGAAGCAACAACATTGAAAGAATTAAAAGAAATCTCCAAGCTACAAAATTAG
- a CDS encoding PIN domain-containing protein, with protein MKIIVDTSVIIDYTRANIGSFNQLISDSRSGNCDLYIPSVVITELWSGKETKNKKNGVRLEKILSLFKIINLDQKIAKHAGTISRDTNIFGFDAIIAATALELDAQVATSNTKHFTKVKNLKLYSSKK; from the coding sequence ATGAAAATAATAGTTGATACATCAGTAATTATTGATTACACAAGAGCAAACATTGGATCATTCAATCAACTAATAAGTGATTCAAGGTCTGGAAATTGTGATTTATATATACCATCAGTTGTAATCACAGAACTTTGGTCAGGTAAAGAAACAAAAAATAAAAAGAATGGAGTAAGGCTAGAAAAGATATTGAGTTTGTTTAAAATAATCAACCTGGATCAAAAAATAGCAAAACATGCTGGAACAATTTCGAGAGACACTAATATTTTTGGTTTTGATGCCATTATTGCGGCAACTGCTCTTGAACTAGATGCACAAGTTGCAACAAGTAATACAAAACACTTCACAAAAGTTAAAAATTTGAAATTATATTCTTCAAAGAAATAA
- a CDS encoding Nramp family divalent metal transporter — protein sequence MEKHSINILPNAPRFRALLGPSFILLGLGLGSGEFILWPYLTSNFGMGIIWGAVLGVTFQFFINMEIERYALAKGESIFVGFARKYKNLPYWFIFSTLLAWIWPGIIATSARLFGEVFAIQNINVFGIILLLVIGSILTLGPVLYKTVEKISLVLITVSVPAIFVLAVYLSSRSDIIDMFYGMVNFGNIPKGLPLASFLAAFAFAGAGGNLNLAQSFYVKEKGYGMGKYGGKITSILTGEVEDISITGTAFAVNSENIDRFKKWWKVVNLEHFLVFWLGGVVSICMLSLLSYSTVFGSVNLPSGVEFIIYEAGVISSRLGSVIGISFLLIGGFMLFNTQLTVLDATSRIMAENMLILKIKRWKSIMLPKIYYSFLWLQILAGIIIFLFDFGQPFLLLTISAVLNAVAMFVHIGLTLNLNLTSLEKEIRPNLFRILWMVVAFLFFGYFSYKTIVPLFF from the coding sequence GTGGAAAAGCATTCAATTAACATTCTTCCAAATGCTCCTAGATTTAGAGCTCTGTTGGGTCCTTCATTTATACTCCTTGGTTTAGGTCTAGGTAGTGGTGAATTTATCCTCTGGCCTTATCTAACTAGTAACTTTGGGATGGGTATTATCTGGGGGGCGGTTTTGGGTGTTACATTTCAATTTTTTATAAACATGGAGATTGAGAGATATGCACTAGCTAAGGGTGAGAGTATCTTTGTAGGTTTTGCTAGAAAGTATAAAAATTTACCTTATTGGTTTATTTTCTCAACTCTTTTAGCTTGGATATGGCCTGGAATTATTGCAACATCTGCAAGATTATTTGGCGAGGTCTTTGCTATTCAGAATATAAACGTCTTTGGCATTATATTGTTGTTAGTTATTGGCAGTATCTTAACCTTAGGGCCTGTTCTATATAAAACAGTTGAAAAAATATCACTTGTTTTAATTACAGTTTCTGTCCCTGCTATTTTTGTTTTGGCAGTTTATCTCTCCTCCCGCTCGGACATTATTGATATGTTCTATGGAATGGTAAATTTTGGCAATATCCCTAAGGGTTTACCGCTAGCCTCATTTTTGGCAGCCTTTGCATTTGCAGGTGCTGGTGGAAATTTAAATCTTGCCCAAAGTTTCTATGTTAAAGAAAAAGGATATGGCATGGGTAAATACGGAGGTAAAATTACTAGTATTCTAACTGGCGAAGTAGAGGACATATCAATTACAGGAACTGCCTTTGCTGTAAATAGTGAAAATATTGATAGATTTAAAAAATGGTGGAAAGTAGTTAACCTTGAACACTTTTTAGTTTTTTGGCTCGGGGGAGTTGTGTCTATTTGTATGCTTTCTTTACTTTCGTACTCGACAGTTTTTGGGTCGGTAAATCTACCTAGTGGTGTTGAATTCATAATTTATGAGGCTGGAGTAATTTCTTCCAGATTGGGGTCAGTCATAGGTATATCCTTTTTATTAATTGGTGGTTTTATGCTTTTTAATACTCAATTAACAGTGCTGGATGCAACTAGTAGAATAATGGCTGAAAATATGCTGATACTAAAAATTAAAAGGTGGAAAAGTATTATGCTTCCTAAAATTTATTATTCATTTTTGTGGCTTCAAATATTGGCAGGAATTATAATTTTTCTTTTTGATTTCGGCCAACCGTTTTTACTTTTGACTATTTCCGCTGTGTTAAACGCCGTGGCTATGTTTGTACACATTGGTTTGACCTTAAACTTAAATTTAACTAGTTTAGAAAAAGAGATAAGACCTAATTTGTTTAGAATTTTGTGGATGGTTGTAGCATTTTTATTCTTTGGTTATTTTTCATACAAAACCATTGTTCCATTATTTTTTTAA